The Streptomyces sp. CC0208 genome window below encodes:
- a CDS encoding RDD family protein — MSELVTGEAVALELRPARLPSRALAVLIDLTVVMVVYIAVTIAVVAASASLDDAAQVALSIAVFLLVLVGGPIAVETLSHGRSLGKLAVGLRVVRDDGGPIRFRHALVRGAIGVVEILLTFGIVACIASLVSARGRRLGDVFAGTLVVRERIPVAPSGFVPPPPPWLAGRFSELDLSAVPDGLWLAIRQYLTRMHQLDPQVGRAMAERLASDLATRTGAPAPRDAPPGAYLAAVVQERQARESRRAFSSATAGAGPSPAVGPGRGAGTQGGHAYPGARPTAPPSPPPLSEESSAGPGPSVPPEGRPASGFVPPA; from the coding sequence GTGAGTGAGCTGGTGACGGGCGAGGCGGTGGCTCTCGAGTTGCGCCCCGCGAGGCTGCCCAGCAGGGCGTTGGCCGTGCTGATCGACCTGACCGTGGTCATGGTCGTGTACATCGCCGTGACCATCGCGGTGGTGGCCGCTTCCGCATCGCTCGACGACGCGGCCCAGGTGGCGCTGTCGATCGCCGTGTTCCTGCTCGTCCTGGTGGGCGGCCCGATCGCGGTGGAGACACTCAGCCATGGGAGGTCGCTGGGGAAACTCGCCGTGGGACTCCGGGTGGTGCGGGACGACGGCGGGCCCATCCGGTTCCGCCATGCGCTGGTGCGGGGTGCGATCGGTGTGGTCGAGATTCTGCTGACGTTCGGGATCGTGGCCTGTATCGCCTCGCTTGTCTCGGCGCGCGGGCGTCGGCTCGGGGACGTGTTCGCGGGGACGCTGGTGGTGCGGGAGCGGATTCCCGTGGCGCCCAGCGGATTCGTGCCGCCGCCTCCGCCCTGGCTGGCCGGCCGGTTCTCCGAACTCGATCTGTCGGCGGTTCCCGACGGCCTGTGGCTTGCCATCCGTCAGTACCTGACGCGGATGCACCAACTCGATCCGCAGGTCGGCCGGGCCATGGCGGAGCGGCTGGCGTCCGATCTCGCGACGCGTACGGGCGCTCCGGCGCCGCGTGATGCACCGCCCGGCGCGTATCTGGCGGCGGTGGTGCAGGAGCGGCAGGCCCGCGAGTCCCGGCGGGCTTTCAGCAGCGCCACGGCGGGGGCCGGGCCGTCTCCTGCGGTCGGGCCCGGCCGTGGGGCAGGGACACAGGGCGGTCACGCGTACCCGGGAGCGCGACCCACTGCTCCGCCCTCTCCTCCCCCGCTGTCCGAGGAGTCCTCCGCCGGGCCCGGGCCCAGCGTGCCGCCGGAGGGCAGGCCCGCCTCCGGGTTCGTTCCGCCGGCGTGA